The Styela clava chromosome 2, kaStyClav1.hap1.2, whole genome shotgun sequence genome contains a region encoding:
- the LOC120336350 gene encoding uncharacterized protein LOC120336350 isoform X1 — protein MEKSSGRTLGVFLVLYITTSCFIAEIHAQHHWTSWWKPGGFTGKRYYNIVSESRSPWGRKPASASKRNFGNVESDRAELGPILIKLLAGYPEKMNEADNGDSAYAQVLADILSYRMMDQKKDEPDINAMLR, from the exons atggaAAAATCCAGTGGAAGAACCCTGGGTGTTTTTCTTGTGTTGTACATCACAACAAGTTGCTTTATCGCGGAGATCCATGCACAACACCATTGGACCAGTTGGTGGAAACCAGGTGGATTCACTGGGAAAAGGTATTATAACATAGTGTCAGAATCACGAAGTCCCTGGGGTCGAAAACCAGCTTCTGCCTCAAAAAG GAACTTTGGAAATGTTGAATCCGACAGAGCTGAACTGGGACCGATTTTAATCAAGCTACTGGCCGGATATCCAGAGAAGATGAATGAGGCTGACAATGGAGATTCAGCTTACGCGCAGGTGTTGGCG GATATATTGAGCTACAGAATGATGGATCAAAAAAAGGATGAACCCGACATT aacGCGATGCTTCGATAA
- the LOC120336350 gene encoding uncharacterized protein LOC120336350 isoform X2, with protein MEKSSGRTLGVFLVLYITTSCFIAEIHAQHHWTSWWKPGGFTGKRNFGNVESDRAELGPILIKLLAGYPEKMNEADNGDSAYAQVLADILSYRMMDQKKDEPDINAMLR; from the exons atggaAAAATCCAGTGGAAGAACCCTGGGTGTTTTTCTTGTGTTGTACATCACAACAAGTTGCTTTATCGCGGAGATCCATGCACAACACCATTGGACCAGTTGGTGGAAACCAGGTGGATTCACTGGGAAAAG GAACTTTGGAAATGTTGAATCCGACAGAGCTGAACTGGGACCGATTTTAATCAAGCTACTGGCCGGATATCCAGAGAAGATGAATGAGGCTGACAATGGAGATTCAGCTTACGCGCAGGTGTTGGCG GATATATTGAGCTACAGAATGATGGATCAAAAAAAGGATGAACCCGACATT aacGCGATGCTTCGATAA